AGATAATGGAACGAAGCTCGTTTTACACAATATAGAATCAGACTAGTTCCCGACGAAAACGGAAACTATTCGAAGCATATAAGAAGGATAAGGTGTCAGAACTATTGGAAGAAGACTGGGAACTAACTGTAACCTTTCTGAAAATCAATATTAATGTGGACAAAGTGGGGGCGAGAGAGGGAGCCCTCTTCTGGATAAGCGATCACGCGACTGCTAAACTCGAGCTTCCCATTTTCCTATGCGCTATACAAGATGCTCAACTTGCCGTGACGTCACTTGCCTTGTTTGGGTTGTTTACAATTCACAGTACGTCGTTAAaaatggaccccccccccccccacacacacacacacaaacgttgaATGTCAAGTCAAAGGGATGCTGCACATTTGAGCGCCAGAGCTCCATCTCATCCCTGCCATGCTTGATGAACTTGCTTCCTGACTGAAGCGCGTAGCTTTATTTTGTCATGCCTCTACTTTCAGGCTTTGGCCTCCGTGATTTGGGTGCGTGTGGTCTCTTCTGACTGAGGTCAGCTGtgcctcacccccccccccccccacacacacacacacaaaaattcaAAAGCACGGCGATGACACACCGTTCAAACAACTCTGTTGGAGAGCATGCGAAATGGGTCAGTGGAAGTCTCTCCATCTGCAGAATCCAAATCACGTGGCGCCAGAGGCCTGCCCTTTTCGTGTTAACTCGCGTTGCTCGGCACCGCTTCGCCGTCCCTCCGTGAAATCCCGCCGACTCTGATGTCGCCGTTTGCGTTCCCAGGCTGGCTCGCCGGGCTACGAGGAGGTGCTGTCCGGCATGGCCCTGATGCAAGCCAACAACATTGCGGCTCAAAAGAAGATGATGTCCTCCCTGGGTCACGGGCACCGGGGTGCTTCGGAGGGCCACCAAAGCCACCCGCACCACGGCCACAGCCACCACGGACACCAAGGGCACCACGCGCAAGCCAACAGCCACGTGGGCCATCTGTCGACTGGGAGCTGCCCACCCCTGGTGAGCGCAAGCCTTCCAAAAGCAGCCTAATGGCGCGCCACGCAGCTTTGGCGCCGACCGGCCAGCTGGCGCTCGGCACCGGTCCTGTTGCCGAGCAGCCTAATTCGACCACATCTTTTCTCCCCCAAGCTGATCCAAAAGGATGGCGATTACCACACTTCCAGAATATTGGACGGCAAGAACACACACGGCGGCCAGAGCGGCCACGTcaagaaaaagcacaaaaaatCGGTCCGGGTCAAGGAGGAAGCGCGGGTACGCTTGAGCTTCTTTTCACGTTTGCCTGACCCCAACAATTGACGAAAGGTGTTTATTTGATCCCGCTGGCTAGCCTTTATTGCAGCAGCTGGACATGGATGACGACAGCGCTCTCAAAGTCCAGAAGAACTTCATCTGCGACCACTGCTACGGAGCTTTCCGGAGCAGCTACCACCTCAAGCGGCACATACTGACGCATACGGGTGAGGGGGAATCGATGCTCAAAGGCTGTTTTGAAGCGCCGCCCGCGCCACGCCCCCCCTGACCCTGAGAATGGCGTGTCCGCAGGGGAAAAGCCGTACGCTTGCGACAGCTGCGAGATGCGCTTCATCCAGCGCTACCACCTGGACCGCCACAAGAGGGTGCACAGCGGCGAGAAGCCCTACCAGTGCGATCGCTGCAATCAGGTGAGTGGCGTAGCGGGACGGGACGCCATTTTCCCCTTTctttcctctgattggttcgtTTGAGATGGCATGCTGACAACCGACCTCTTTGCCCGCAGACCTT
This region of Syngnathus typhle isolate RoL2023-S1 ecotype Sweden linkage group LG2, RoL_Styp_1.0, whole genome shotgun sequence genomic DNA includes:
- the znf740b gene encoding zinc finger protein 740b isoform X1, with translation MTHRSNNSVGEHAKWAGSPGYEEVLSGMALMQANNIAAQKKMMSSLGHGHRGASEGHQSHPHHGHSHHGHQGHHAQANSHVGHLSTGSCPPLLIQKDGDYHTSRILDGKNTHGGQSGHVKKKHKKSVRVKEEARPLLQQLDMDDDSALKVQKNFICDHCYGAFRSSYHLKRHILTHTGEKPYACDSCEMRFIQRYHLDRHKRVHSGEKPYQCDRCNQTFSRTDRLLRHRRLCVAGMAKDDGQCCDGRSSAYSQGTSGGHTASWSPLQPSGGRLTA
- the znf740b gene encoding zinc finger protein 740b isoform X2 yields the protein MALMQANNIAAQKKMMSSLGHGHRGASEGHQSHPHHGHSHHGHQGHHAQANSHVGHLSTGSCPPLLIQKDGDYHTSRILDGKNTHGGQSGHVKKKHKKSVRVKEEARPLLQQLDMDDDSALKVQKNFICDHCYGAFRSSYHLKRHILTHTGEKPYACDSCEMRFIQRYHLDRHKRVHSGEKPYQCDRCNQTFSRTDRLLRHRRLCVAGMAKDDGQCCDGRSSAYSQGTSGGHTASWSPLQPSGGRLTA